The Hyphomicrobium sp. 99 genome contains the following window.
GGCGCCGTAATGCGATCCTGCATCCCGAGCCGCTTCAAACCCGCAACAGCGAGAAATGTCGCCTCGGCGACGCCTTCCTCGAGCTTGCGAAGCCGCGTCTGCACGTTGCCGCGAAATTCGACGACCCGAAGATCCGGCCGGGCATTCAGGACTTGCGCCTTCCGTCGCAGCGATGACGTGCCGACAACCGCATTCAACGGCAGCGAATTGAAATCCGCGTGCCGCAACGAAATGAAGGCATCGCGCGGGTCTTCGCGCGGCAGCACGGCGCCGACGACGAGCCCGTCGGGAAGAACCGTCTGCATGTCCTTCATCGAATGGACGCCGACATCGACCTCATTCGACAGCAGGGCATCTTCGATTTCTTTGGTAAAAAGCCCTTTGCCGCCAACATCGGCCAGCGGCCGATCGAGCACACGATCCCCCGTCGTCTTGATGACGTTGATGGTAATGGCGCTCTCCGGCAGTCCATGCGCGGCCATCAGGCGCGCCCTCACTTCGTGCGCCTGGGCAAGCGCCAAAGGCGAACCACGAGTTCCGATACGAATGCGCGTCGCTTGCAAAAAGGTCTCTCCGGATGCTAGGCGGGCGCTCATGTCCGTGTTTCCGGTAGGAGTGCCGTTATTCGGGCGATACTAATGCTCCAAAGGCGCGCGAATTCCAACCTCGCGCCGGCAAGTTCCTGAACATATGGCTGAGCTTACCGATTTTGCGCCCGCTCCCGTGCTCGTTCTGGGCATAGAGACGAGCTGCGACGAAACTGCCGCCGCCGTCGTGGCACGCGACGCCGCGGGCACCGGGCGCATCTTATCTAATGTGGTGCTTTCCCAATTCGAAAGTCACGCCCTCTATGGCGGTGTCGTCCCGGAAATCGCTGCCCGCGCCCACACCGAATGCCTCGACATTCTCATTCGGAAGGCTCTGGAAGAAGCAGGCGTTGCCTTAAGTGACCTCTCGGCCGTCGCGGCGTCGACCGGACCGGGCCTCATTGGCGGCCTGATCGTGGGCGCGACCAGCGGCAAGGCCCTGGCGCTCGCGACCGGCATTCCCTTCCTCGCCATCAACCATCTCGAAGCCCACGCCCTGACTGCCGGCCTGACCGAAGGCATGCGCCCTCCCTACCTCATGCTTCTGGTATCGGGCGGACATACCCAGTTGCTCTGGGTCGAAGGCGTCGGCCGTTACCGCCGGCTCGCGACGACGATCGACGATGCGATCGGCGAAGCCTTCGACAAAACGGCAAAGTTGCTGGGGCTGCCCATGCCCGGTGGCCCAGCGGTCGAACGCGCCGCCCTGCAAGGCAATCCGCGCCGGTTCAACCTGCCCCGGCCGATGATGGGACGCGAAGACCCCCATTTTTCGTTTGCTGGCCTGAAGACGGCGGTGCGCCACGCCGCCGCAAAGATCTCACCGCTTTCGGAGCAGGATATCGCCGACCTTTGCGCGTCGTTTCAGGCGGCCGTTTGTGACAGCGTCGCCGACCGGGTGCGATTGGCGATCCGCAGCATCCTTCCACTGTTGCCCGACGACGCACCCCGAAACTTCGTCGCCGCAGGCGGCGTCGCCGCCAATAAAGCCTTGCGAACGACGCTCGTCGGAATAGCAGCGGAGTTCGGCTTCGCTTTCCGTGCGCCACCGCTCGAACTCTGCACCGACAACGGCGCCATGATAGCCTGGGCTGGAGCAGAACGTTTGGCAGCAAGCCTCGTCGATGGCCTCGACGCACCCGTAAAACCGCGCTGGCCGCTTGATCCCGACGCGGCGAAGGCAGCTGGCGCGGGCGTCAAAGCCTAAGAGCAGCGCCAGTCAAAATGCCGTGCTAAACTAAAAAAATTGGATCCGGGGGCACGTGTGCAAATCAAGTCGGTGAGCATTGTGGGCGGCGGCGCGTGGGGCACGGCGCTCGCGCAGACGTTGGCGCATAGCCAGATGAAGGTCACGCTGTGGGCGCGCGAGACCGAGGTCGTCGAGGACATCAACGTGCGGCACGTAAACCGGACGTTCCTCCCCGGCGTCAGCCTCAATCCCGAGATCCGCGCCACACCCGACCTTCTCGCCGCGGCAGCTTCGGACGCCATCCTGGCCGTCGTCCCCGCACAGCATTTGCGCAGCGTCATCGGCAAGCTCGGAAAGCAACTGGCCCAAAACACGCCCGTCATCATCTGCGCGAAGGGCATCGAGGAAGCGTCGGGCCGCTTCATGGGCGATGTCCTGGAAGAAACGGCACCCCAAGTGCTGCGCGCAGTTCTCTCGGGGCCGAGTTTCGCAGCCGATGTCGCGCGCGGGCTGCCCTCGGCACTGACACTCGCCTGTCGCAACGAAACCGTCGGCCGCGCGCTGACCGCCGCACTCTCCTCTCGCCAGATGCGTCTCTATTGGTCGAACGATGTGCTCGGCGCGGAACTCGGGGGCGCCGTGAAGAATGTGCTCGCCATCGCAGCCGGCATCGTCGAAGGCCGCGGCCTCGGAGCGAGCGCCCATGCCGCAATCGTCACCCGCGGATTTGCCGAACTTCGCCGCTTCGGCGAGGCAATGGGCGCACGGCCCGAAACCCTGCTCGGCCTCTCCGGCCTCGGGGATCTCATCCTGACGTGCGGAAGCGCCCAGTCGCGCAACATGTCGCTCGGACGTGCCCTCGGAGAAGGCCGGAGCCTCAGCGAGTTCCTAGGTGCGCGCGTGACTGTTGCCGAAGGCGTTTATACCTGCGCCGCACTCGTTCGCCTCGCGCGCGAGAAAGGCGTCGAAATGCCGATCGCCGAAGCCGTGCATGGGATCATCCAAGGCCGGCTTCAAGTCGATGAAGCGATTACAGCGCTGATGCAACGGCCGCTGAAGGCCGAAGACTAAGCGCCTCGCAACGGCATCTTTAGCTGCGACCATTCAGCCTGAATGTCGGCGATAACCCAGCATCTGTCGATGAATCGGGCGCGAGCAATTCACTTTTTCCGATTTCGAGCGACGGCGAGCTTAACGCCTTTACCGAATATCAAGGCCTTGCTGAGATAACGGAGAAACAGGTCGCGGCCTCAAGGTTCGTTGACCACCAAAGTTTCGTGTCGCGTCTAAAACCCCATGCTTTTGCGAGCATGGGGTTTTTGTTTTTGTTGGCGCTGCTTGAGCAACCTGGTGTTTCGCGCTAGCACGAGCCTCTTACATAAAGGCTGAGCATGACCGCCTTCTGGCTCCTGAAATCCGAACCCGACGTCTTCTCCTGGAACGATCTCGTTTCCCGCGGCAAAAAGGGCGAAGCGTGGGACGGCGTCCGTAACTATCAGGCTCGCAACAACATGCGGGCGATGAAAGTCGGCGACCTCGGATTTTTCTATCACTCGAACGAAGGCAAAGAGATCGTCGGAATTCTCCGCATCATTGCGCTTGCTCATCCCGAGGCGAAAGACGAGACCGGCAAGTGGGAATGCGTCGACGTCGCAGCGGTCACACCCGTCCCGAAGCCCGTTGGCCTCGACGCCGTTAAGGCCAACCCCAAGCTTTCAAACATGGTACTCGCCAACAATTCACGTCTATCGGTCCAGCCCGTGTCCGCCGACGAATGGAAGGAAATCTGCAAAATGGGCGGTGTCGATCTGAAGACGCTCAAGGATCAATGATCACCCGGCTCGATCCCGCTGATCCTCAAAGCGCAAAACGGTTCATACTCGAAAACACGAAGCCCATCGTCCCGCCCCTGGTCCCCGAAATCACGTTGCGCCTCGCAGAAGAGTCGCTGCCGATTTGGCAAAAGACCGAGGACGAGCTTGGTGAGCTGAACGTGCCGCCGCCCTATTGGGCTTTTGCCTGGGCCGGAGGGCAGGCCGTCAGCCGCTACCTGCTCGATCATTCCGAGATTTGTCGCGGCCGGGCCGTTCTGGATATCGGTGCGGGCTCTGGAATTTCCGCCATTGCAGCCGCCATGTCAGGCGCCACATCCGTCCTCGCCGCAGATATCGACGGATTGGCGATCGCGGCCTCCGCCATTAACGCCGAGGCGAACGGGGTCGCCATCGAAACGACCGATGCCGATCTCCTGGGCGGCGAGCCCCCGCCCGAAAGCGTCATTATAGTGGGCGACCTCTTTTACGAGCGCCAGCTCGCAACCCGCGTCATTGAGTACATAGACCGGGCGAAGGAACGCGGATGCCTAATTTACATCGGTGATCCGCGCCGAAGCTATTTTCCCGAAAACCGATTTACACCGCTAGCAGAATATCAGGTGCCGGTAACGCGCGAACTCGAGGATTACGACATCAAGCGGACGACCGTCTGGGGTGCATAGCGGAACTTGCGGCAGTGCGATATTGAACCACAAACTTTTTGGGCGGGACGACAATAGGTCAACCATCGATCATGTTGTGAACCGGCGCTCGCCACAGCATAATAGGGAAAATGGCCGCGTCTCAGACGGCCAATCGGAGGAGCGCTTCTAATGTCGGACAAAGTCTACGCCGTGCCCCCCCAGTGGGCGGAGCGGGCTTATATTAACGCAGATTCCTATAGCACGATGTATGATCGGTCCGTAGCCGACCCTGAGGGATTCTGGTCGGACGCCGGCAAACGCATCGATTGGATCAAGCCCTATACGCGGGCGAAGAATACGAGCTTTGCGCCCGGCAACGTCGACATCCGATGGTACGAAGACGGTACGCTTAACGTATCGGCCAACTGCATCGACCGCCATTTGGAAAAGCGCGGCGACAAAGTTGCGATCATCTGGGAAGGCGACAATCCGAACGAGAGCGAACAAATCACGTATCGCCAGCTCCACGACCGCGTGCAGCGTTTCGCCAACGTGCTGAAGAAGCACGGCGTCCAAAAGGGCGACCGCGTCACGATCTATCTGCCGATGATTCCCGAAGCAGCCTACGCCATGCTCGCCTGCACGCGGATCGGCGCCATTCATTCGATCGTCTTCGGCGGGTTTTCACCTGACAGCCTTCAAAACCGCATCGAAGACGCGAACTCGAAGCTCATCATCACAGCCGATGAAGCTCTTCGCGCCGGTAAAACAGTTCCCTTGAAGAAGAACGCCGATGCGGCGCTCGCGAAATGCAGCGGCGACGAAAAGATGCTCGTCGTCCGCCGTACGGGCAATCCCGTTCCGTGGACAGAGGGCCGCGATTTCTGGCTGCATGAAGAGCTTGCGACCGTCCCCGCGGAATGCAAGCCGGTGGAAGTGCGTGCCGAAGACCCGCTGTTCATTCTCTACACGTCGGGTTCGACAGGAAAGCCGAAGGGCGTCGTGCATACGACGGGCGGATATCTCGTCTATGCCTCGATGACTCACCAATACGTTTTCGACTATCAGGAAGACGATATCTATTGGTGCACCGCGGACGTCGGCTGGGTAACCGGGCACAGCTACATCGTCTATGGGCCGCTTGCGAACGGCGCGACGACGCTGATGTTCGAAGGCGTGCCGACTTATCCAAATGCATCGCGGTTCTGGAACGTCGTCGACAAGTGGAAAGTCACGATTTTCTACACGGCGCCGACAGCAATTCGCTCGTTGATGGGTGCAGGCGACGCGCTCGTCAAATCGACGGACAGGTCCTCCTTGCGCCTTCTGGGTTCAGTGGGCGAACCGATCAATCCCGAAGCCTGGGAGTGGTATTATCACGTCGTCGGCGACAGCAGATGCCCGATCGTCGACACGTGGTGGCAAACCGAAACCGGCGGCATACTCATCACGCCGCTTCCCGGCGCCACGGATTTGAAACCCGGCTCCGCAACGAAGCCCTTCTTCGGCATTCGTCCCGCCCTCGTTGACGAAAAGGGTCATTTCCTCGGCGGCGAGGCGCAAGGCAATCTCGTTCTGCTCGACAGCTGGCCAGGTCAATCGCGCACGATCTACGGCGATCATGACCGCTTCGTGCAAACGTACTTCTCCGCCTATCCGGGAATGTACTTCACTGGCGACGGCTGCCGCCGCGACAATGACGGTTATTACTGGATCACCGGACGCGTGGACGACGTCATCAACGTCTCCGGCCACCGCATGGGCACGGCCGAAGTCGAAAGCGCGCTCGTCTCCCATCCGAAGGTCGCAGAAGCCGCCGTCGTCGGCTACCCGCACGACCTCAAGGGCCAGGGCATCTATTGCTACGTGACGCTCAACATGGGCGAAGATGGTGATGACGCCCTGAGACGAGATCTCGTTGCCCATGTCCGCAGGGAAATCGGTCCGATTGCCTCGCCTGATCTCATCCAGTTTTCACCGGGTCTGCCGAAGACGCGGTCAGGCAAGATCATGCGCCGCATCTTGAGAAAGATTGCGGAGGATGATTTCGGCAGCTTGGGAGATACCTCTACGCTGGCCGATCCGGCCGTCGTCGACGATCTGATCTCCAATCGCCAAAACCGGCGCGTCATCTAGCGCCAACGTCACCGGCGGCGGCATCAAAAATCAGATGTGATGCCGCCCTTCTCCCAGTCGCCAAAACGCGTGGGCTCAGGACCTTCTCTGCCGCCCAGCTCACGCGGCGCCTTGGGTTCGGCAGCGATTTTCTGACGCCGCTCTTCCGCCTCTGCGAGCGCACGGCGAGCTTCGGGCGTCAGCACGCGCGGAGTGGTCGAATGCGATTGAGCTTCGGCTGACCCTTTATCGCCAGACCCGTCGTCGCCTGTCCGATCTTCGGCTGTCATGTCGAGAAAACGTCCTTTTGGATCGGTTTCGCTGCCTTTTTCGGCGCTCGCCTTTATGGAATTCTTCAGACACCATATATACGCGACTGTAAGGTTGTAGACTAGCTTCAGGACCACGTGTCGCGAGTATGCTCAAATGCCTATGAACTATGCCAGAACCGCGCTGCTGCTGGCAGCAATGACGGCGATTTTCGTCGCGCTCGGCGCAGCCATCGGCGGCCATGCCGGCCTCGTCATCGCGTTCTTTTTCGCGCTCGTAATGAACGCGTTTAGCCTATGGAAATCGGATTCCATCGTCCTGCGCATGTTCAACGCCCAGGAAGTCAGCGAAGCGACGGCTCCGGAGTTCTATCGCATCGTGCGCGATTTGGCGCGCAACGCCGATCTTCCGATGCCGCGCGTCTACATCATGAACAATCCGCAGCCCAACGCCTTCGCGACAGGTCGCAGCCCGTCGCACGCGGCCGTCTGCGCTTCGACTGGCCTTCTTGAAACGCTTGACCGCAACGAACTCGCGGGCGTGATTGCGCACGAACTCGCGCACGTCAAAAATCGCGATACGTTGACGATGACCGTCGCCGCGACGATCGGCGGCGCGGTTTCCATGGTCGCGCAATACATGCAGTTCGGCATGTTGTTCGGCGGCGGCCGCGATAACGATCGTAGCGGGCTTGGCACGATCGGTACGCTCGCCGCCATCATCCTCGCGCCGATGGCTGCAGGCCTCGTGCAGATGGCGATCAGCCGTTCCCGCGAATATCAAGCCGATCGTCTCGGCGCGATGATCTGCGGTAAGCCGCTTTGGCTCGCCTCCGCACTCCGAAAAATCGATGGCGCGGCGCGCCGGATTCCTAACGAGCAAGCAGAAGCGATCCCGGCAGCAGCGCATATGTTCATCATCAATCCGCTGAACGGCCACGGCGTCGACAATCTCTTCTCAACACACCCGAATGTCGAAAATCGTATCGCCGCGCTCGAAGCGCTATCGCGCGAGATGGGCGGCGCCTCCGGCATAGAGACCGGCAGTCGCACCAGCAGTTCCGGCGAAGTCTGGATCGGCGGACAGAACTACACGAAACCGCCGAACCCTTGGGGCTGATGTGCCAAACAATATAAAACGAAACGGTCCGCGCTCCGCACCAGCTGGAGCGCGCCTCAAACGCGATCATAAACCGAAGGCCGCAGTCGCTAAACCTGCATCACCCGCGGGCGACGGACTGAAGACGCGCGACGTCGCGGTCTCGGCGCTCTTCTCCGTGTTGATCGAACATCGTCCGTTCGACGACGTGTTCGCGACCGTTTCCGCGGGACGCGATCTAGCGCCCCGCGACCGCGCCTTTGCCCGTCTCATCGCCACGACGGCTCTCCGCAATCGCGGCGCCCTGCAGGCAGTCCTCAGCACCTACATCGCCAAGCCGCTCCCCGAACACATCGGCCGTTTGGACGAAATCCTTCTCGCGGCCGCGGCCCAGCTTCTGCTGCTTCAAACGCCGCCGCACGCCGCGATCTCTCTTGCCGTCGATCAATGCCACGCCGACACCAACGGCAAACGCTTTGCAAATCTCGTCAACGCCGTTTTGCGGCGCTTGAGCGAGACCGGCCAGGGCCGTCTTGAATCTCTCGACAACGTCGCGCTAACGTTTCCCGACTGGCTGCTCTCGCGTTGGAGCAAAACATATGGCGCGGCAGAGGCTCGGCAAATCGCGCGTGCGTCGCTGGTCGAACCTGCTCTCGATTTGACCGTCAAATCCGATCCCGAATTGTGGGCCGAGCGCATTGGCGCCATCGTGCTGCCGACCGGTTCGCTCCGGTGCGCCCAGGCGGGACGCGTCGAGGAACTTCCTGGCTACAGCGTGGGCGCGTGGTGGGTGCAGGATGCCGCCGCAGCACTCCCTGTAAAGCTGTTGGGCGATGTCGCAGGCCTCTCGGTGCTCGACCTTTGCGCCGCTCCCGGAGGCAAGACCGCGCAGCTCGCGGCCGCCGGTGCAGAAGTGACGGCCGTCGACAAATCAGCCGGACGATTGTCGCGTCTCAGAGACAATCTCACGCGTCTCGGACTTTCCGCGAACACCGTCGTCTCCGACGCACTGACGTTCACGTCTGAGACGCAGTTCGACGCGATCCTTCTCGACAGCCCGTGTACATCGACCGGCACGATCCGCCGCCATCCCGATATTCTGTATCTGAAACGCCCGGAAGACGTCGCCGCCCTCGCAGCCCTGCAGTCCAAACTGCTCGACCGCGCCGCCGATCTTTTGAAGCCCGGTGGCACCCTGGTCTATTGCACGTGTTCACTGGAACCCGAGGAAGGCGAAGCCCAAGTCGATGCCTTCCTCGCCCGCCACACCAATTTCGCGCGCCGCCCCATCATGCTCGATGAAGCGACGATCCCGATGCCGTGGCGAACCCGGGACGGCGATCTCAGGACAGTGCCATCGCACTTCGCGGACTTGCCGGAAGGCTTGCGCGGCCTCGACGGCTTTTACGCGGCATCCCTGGTGAAGTCGTCCTGAGCTAACAGCCTATGCACCCGCGTGCCTTGTTTTGGCGCCGGTCCGGGGATACTCCAATCTTCGGATCGGGCCAGTTTGCGCGACGCAGGAGCAATTCCCCTTGAGCCTCAATGTTACGGAACGGCTGAAGATCCGCTCCCTTTCGGTTGAGCGCCTCCGCCGCCGGGCCGTGACGTTCACGCTCTCATCGCCGCTGATGCGATGGCGTTACGCAGGCAACGGCACCGATCAGATCCTGATCGTGCCGCAAGAACTCCGCGCCGCCGACCCGAGCTTCTGGACGGAAATCACACACGGCCACTTTGGCCTCGCGTCCGAGATCGCAGACCTGAAGGGCGCCTCGGCATTTCGCGTAACAGCGCCGAGCACAGCCTGGGAGCGCGAGCTCCACGGTTTCGGCTGGTTACGGCATTTGGCGGCGACGGAAGAAGAAGAGGCCGCCACCGCGGCGCGAGAGTTGGTCCTCGAATGGATCGCATTGAAGCGCATCTCGCAGGGCATCGCTTACGAGCCCGAGGTCATCGCGCGCCGGCTGATCTCGTGGATATCGCAAGCCAACATGTTGCTCGAAAATCTCGACGCCCGCTCCTACACGCAGATCATGTCGAGCATGGGCCAGCAGATCGTTGCGCTCAAAACCACATGGCGCAACGCCCCTGACGGCGTGCCACGCATGGTCTGCCTGATTGCACTCGTCCTGGCGGGGCTTTCCGTTTCAGGACACGATCGGCAATTGAAGGAAGCGGAAGCGGCGCTCATCGTCGAGTTGACGCGCCAGATTCTCGACGACGGCGGACACGTCAGCCGCAGTGCCAGCGTTCTGTCCGATCTCGTCCTCGACCTATTGCCGCTCGGCCAGTGTTTCAACTCGCGCGCATTACCGCCGCCTGACGAGATCAACGCGGCGATTAAAAAGTCGCTGAAGTTTCTGCGTTTCATGCGCCTTGGCGACGGCATGCTCGCGCGCTTCAATGGCGTCAGCACAGGTTCGCCCGCGGCGCTCGCAACGGTTCTTGGCTATTCCAGCGGCGAACTCGATCTCATGCCGGTCGCGCGTTCGTCAGGCTATGCCCGCCTTGAACGCGGCAAAACGATCGTCCTCAC
Protein-coding sequences here:
- the hemC gene encoding hydroxymethylbilane synthase; translated protein: MQATRIRIGTRGSPLALAQAHEVRARLMAAHGLPESAITINVIKTTGDRVLDRPLADVGGKGLFTKEIEDALLSNEVDVGVHSMKDMQTVLPDGLVVGAVLPREDPRDAFISLRHADFNSLPLNAVVGTSSLRRKAQVLNARPDLRVVEFRGNVQTRLRKLEEGVAEATFLAVAGLKRLGMQDRITAPVSIEHMLPAVAQGVIALEIRDGDEATAGLIAPLNDPETAVAATAERTFLARMEGSCRTPIAGHAVINAGELVFRGQILSVDGSRSYDVTRSGSPEDAFDLGLAAADEILTEADPAILVRTNA
- the tsaD gene encoding tRNA (adenosine(37)-N6)-threonylcarbamoyltransferase complex transferase subunit TsaD, encoding MLVLGIETSCDETAAAVVARDAAGTGRILSNVVLSQFESHALYGGVVPEIAARAHTECLDILIRKALEEAGVALSDLSAVAASTGPGLIGGLIVGATSGKALALATGIPFLAINHLEAHALTAGLTEGMRPPYLMLLVSGGHTQLLWVEGVGRYRRLATTIDDAIGEAFDKTAKLLGLPMPGGPAVERAALQGNPRRFNLPRPMMGREDPHFSFAGLKTAVRHAAAKISPLSEQDIADLCASFQAAVCDSVADRVRLAIRSILPLLPDDAPRNFVAAGGVAANKALRTTLVGIAAEFGFAFRAPPLELCTDNGAMIAWAGAERLAASLVDGLDAPVKPRWPLDPDAAKAAGAGVKA
- a CDS encoding NAD(P)H-dependent glycerol-3-phosphate dehydrogenase; this translates as MQIKSVSIVGGGAWGTALAQTLAHSQMKVTLWARETEVVEDINVRHVNRTFLPGVSLNPEIRATPDLLAAAASDAILAVVPAQHLRSVIGKLGKQLAQNTPVIICAKGIEEASGRFMGDVLEETAPQVLRAVLSGPSFAADVARGLPSALTLACRNETVGRALTAALSSRQMRLYWSNDVLGAELGGAVKNVLAIAAGIVEGRGLGASAHAAIVTRGFAELRRFGEAMGARPETLLGLSGLGDLILTCGSAQSRNMSLGRALGEGRSLSEFLGARVTVAEGVYTCAALVRLAREKGVEMPIAEAVHGIIQGRLQVDEAITALMQRPLKAED
- a CDS encoding EVE domain-containing protein, with product MTAFWLLKSEPDVFSWNDLVSRGKKGEAWDGVRNYQARNNMRAMKVGDLGFFYHSNEGKEIVGILRIIALAHPEAKDETGKWECVDVAAVTPVPKPVGLDAVKANPKLSNMVLANNSRLSVQPVSADEWKEICKMGGVDLKTLKDQ
- a CDS encoding methyltransferase; translation: MITRLDPADPQSAKRFILENTKPIVPPLVPEITLRLAEESLPIWQKTEDELGELNVPPPYWAFAWAGGQAVSRYLLDHSEICRGRAVLDIGAGSGISAIAAAMSGATSVLAADIDGLAIAASAINAEANGVAIETTDADLLGGEPPPESVIIVGDLFYERQLATRVIEYIDRAKERGCLIYIGDPRRSYFPENRFTPLAEYQVPVTRELEDYDIKRTTVWGA
- the acs gene encoding acetate--CoA ligase yields the protein MSDKVYAVPPQWAERAYINADSYSTMYDRSVADPEGFWSDAGKRIDWIKPYTRAKNTSFAPGNVDIRWYEDGTLNVSANCIDRHLEKRGDKVAIIWEGDNPNESEQITYRQLHDRVQRFANVLKKHGVQKGDRVTIYLPMIPEAAYAMLACTRIGAIHSIVFGGFSPDSLQNRIEDANSKLIITADEALRAGKTVPLKKNADAALAKCSGDEKMLVVRRTGNPVPWTEGRDFWLHEELATVPAECKPVEVRAEDPLFILYTSGSTGKPKGVVHTTGGYLVYASMTHQYVFDYQEDDIYWCTADVGWVTGHSYIVYGPLANGATTLMFEGVPTYPNASRFWNVVDKWKVTIFYTAPTAIRSLMGAGDALVKSTDRSSLRLLGSVGEPINPEAWEWYYHVVGDSRCPIVDTWWQTETGGILITPLPGATDLKPGSATKPFFGIRPALVDEKGHFLGGEAQGNLVLLDSWPGQSRTIYGDHDRFVQTYFSAYPGMYFTGDGCRRDNDGYYWITGRVDDVINVSGHRMGTAEVESALVSHPKVAEAAVVGYPHDLKGQGIYCYVTLNMGEDGDDALRRDLVAHVRREIGPIASPDLIQFSPGLPKTRSGKIMRRILRKIAEDDFGSLGDTSTLADPAVVDDLISNRQNRRVI
- a CDS encoding DUF1674 domain-containing protein, with translation MTAEDRTGDDGSGDKGSAEAQSHSTTPRVLTPEARRALAEAEERRQKIAAEPKAPRELGGREGPEPTRFGDWEKGGITSDF
- the htpX gene encoding zinc metalloprotease HtpX — protein: MNYARTALLLAAMTAIFVALGAAIGGHAGLVIAFFFALVMNAFSLWKSDSIVLRMFNAQEVSEATAPEFYRIVRDLARNADLPMPRVYIMNNPQPNAFATGRSPSHAAVCASTGLLETLDRNELAGVIAHELAHVKNRDTLTMTVAATIGGAVSMVAQYMQFGMLFGGGRDNDRSGLGTIGTLAAIILAPMAAGLVQMAISRSREYQADRLGAMICGKPLWLASALRKIDGAARRIPNEQAEAIPAAAHMFIINPLNGHGVDNLFSTHPNVENRIAALEALSREMGGASGIETGSRTSSSGEVWIGGQNYTKPPNPWG
- a CDS encoding RsmB/NOP family class I SAM-dependent RNA methyltransferase: MPNNIKRNGPRSAPAGARLKRDHKPKAAVAKPASPAGDGLKTRDVAVSALFSVLIEHRPFDDVFATVSAGRDLAPRDRAFARLIATTALRNRGALQAVLSTYIAKPLPEHIGRLDEILLAAAAQLLLLQTPPHAAISLAVDQCHADTNGKRFANLVNAVLRRLSETGQGRLESLDNVALTFPDWLLSRWSKTYGAAEARQIARASLVEPALDLTVKSDPELWAERIGAIVLPTGSLRCAQAGRVEELPGYSVGAWWVQDAAAALPVKLLGDVAGLSVLDLCAAPGGKTAQLAAAGAEVTAVDKSAGRLSRLRDNLTRLGLSANTVVSDALTFTSETQFDAILLDSPCTSTGTIRRHPDILYLKRPEDVAALAALQSKLLDRAADLLKPGGTLVYCTCSLEPEEGEAQVDAFLARHTNFARRPIMLDEATIPMPWRTRDGDLRTVPSHFADLPEGLRGLDGFYAASLVKSS
- a CDS encoding heparinase II/III family protein, with the protein product MSLNVTERLKIRSLSVERLRRRAVTFTLSSPLMRWRYAGNGTDQILIVPQELRAADPSFWTEITHGHFGLASEIADLKGASAFRVTAPSTAWERELHGFGWLRHLAATEEEEAATAARELVLEWIALKRISQGIAYEPEVIARRLISWISQANMLLENLDARSYTQIMSSMGQQIVALKTTWRNAPDGVPRMVCLIALVLAGLSVSGHDRQLKEAEAALIVELTRQILDDGGHVSRSASVLSDLVLDLLPLGQCFNSRALPPPDEINAAIKKSLKFLRFMRLGDGMLARFNGVSTGSPAALATVLGYSSGELDLMPVARSSGYARLERGKTIVLTDVGSPPPLELSTQAEAGALSFEMTTRHHLIFANGGFPGPADHDWDSVARATASHNTLCLAETSSSRLIRHEQLETMVDGLPIRGPDQVNFEFNNGPADAQLTANHDGYLKRFGLIHARRLTLSADGDRLEGVDILEPPKGTLRLKQDLPYAIHFHLHPDCLCRPAGHGACRITLRDGETWLFATASEAAQLSIEESLFFVDSAGPRPSLQIVLRGTTFGETEVRWSVHAERPNGRQI